A window of Tachypleus tridentatus isolate NWPU-2018 chromosome 7, ASM421037v1, whole genome shotgun sequence genomic DNA:
AGGTGACCGTAGTCATCAAATCTATAAGGTGGTGCTTGTACGTTGACTAAATCTTCGTCTTTAAGTTCAGTAATTCCTGGTTGAAGATTGCTTTCGTCTTCGTCTTCTTCTACGCTGGTGTGAGAGTTTGGGTCACTTGTGTAGATAGTGAGTCTGTTTGTGTTAGGTTGTAACACTGTGTAAcgacgaaacttgttgatgaacgGGATAACCAGTTGAGCTATTTTCTGAAGT
This region includes:
- the LOC143258110 gene encoding uncharacterized protein LOC143258110, which encodes MKITCCVALFSVLYLSVSASSSTPVLIPSQLQKIAQLVIPFINKFRRYTVLQPNTNRLTIYTSDPNSHTSVEEDEDESNLQPGITELKDEDLVNVQAPPYRFDDYGHLRFGRGVVAKIK